In Oryzias latipes chromosome 15, ASM223467v1, the following proteins share a genomic window:
- the golga4 gene encoding golgin subfamily A member 4 isoform X2: protein MFKKLKQKINEEQSPQRNAQSSQQAQMGGGDRRSSQPHPIHHDVTPSPSDREMLAGMIAEPAFLSEYTIFALDHSKRPKTAQVASVSTTKGPARSPRGSINGDGRASPQKEESQSFAQKLQLKVPSVESLIRGGASRAESLFRSSSKENLVRSPSRDSLTPQGENEAAPSYDPPSDIESEAEEAPGSAESLSKEQLLHRLLQVESSLGKYRGKYSELVTAYRTVQREKEKTQAILSQSQDKALRRIGELREELQMDQQAKKHLQEEFDAALEEKDQMITVLQTQVALLKKRTKGAADGSVAPDQDVPQSELAADPTSASQTPSEEQKLEPEIAEVEGNSDPAKLLETLQKRVTRQENLLQKCKDVIRTHKDRSAQLSSENETLHQQLQERLQELEKMKELHTTEKTKLITQLRDAKNLIEQLEQDKGMVIAETKRQMHETLEMKEDEIAQLRSRLQQVTAQKEEIQDQREKGEKSAFEELERALSAAQKAEEARKQLQVQLDERMKEVERASEEERKSLQQELTRVKQEVVSIMKKSSEETVSNLEKTHREAMAAKEEELKEKIHKAVEQCKEEFAQLSKEQEQQASLALEDSELQKSAIRTEADVKVREIQLELEAARTRILELESSVDKISQESGVTSELSSHLEKLKSQHKEELAALEEKHQEELLKHKDGLTQQHNTALQELIEKHRVEVESLVKDKEMQFQTHIEDMNQKTLEKLDAKQAELEAVSAELSEVLKSKRALEEKLLAAEDASTLAQQEQEKRFQDLVSKQNAELENSRQERDQKVGDVQRTLEEKLSAVLSEKEKEIEQLTLKEKTLEEKSHSTAEHLQIKIKELEDLQQSLAHVQIENRNLKETNTRLGKASEDLDQCKKDLMDLKERLEAAKKDFQQTQKLLQEAERQLEESKKELLEKEKSHAAELDEQARLKKRLEEEKAAHEKKLTSVEAKLKAQETKMEKFKQKAKEMQENFKKKLQQTEENAKKELAKKEVELQQKEQQVQDKIVEMGQKSSQGLSSAVSELQSNHREELEKLHAAHKHEVEDVERRCQEKLAQQEEEVTEKHSAVLQEKSQELNELSEQLNASRAENERLMGEMKNLKEDLMVREMTVQKLQEELDKAAVKLETLSRGEALLKEQYDQVLNERNSLKRTEEESRDKLKMLSEKLKETEEQLEMLKNSKFKENEDLQSKFEETSTQLQANKAAFQQELVSIITRMDQYCQDVQSKVENASNQLQQRVEHRVEELNSRLMHSQENVGKLQKTVLTKLSGICTLEDNLHKHTEEKKNLCISLEQMAAQVNAQVEQIKALTQEKEGQSQHISDQAQKLEEMRAASASTSEDLKTKEQHLRDLESIIADVKNQLLSSINEKEEAISQLSQQHEEERRRAATQMKKTVERLEQEKKSAQEQADALRNSLSEHQNTAKAKLIQQSDTIASLQSRLEEMEQEISKKNDALQRLEGSFDNQSISKSEMDQLLSEKEQRVSDLTSELERCRSRLDELQQQLALKTNECEQLASDLKQHQTIRENEKKELVEQLQQMHSSQNGNLEQEMVEKLHSLEEDNQKYQQELGRQREEFERMKAEFSRSKESSLKEAEERLSAESARKVSELKKKAELKISQIQKTLTAQIEEKEQMIKALQSSLEENRNNEALSKKHVETLEVKTKTLEESLIKLKEEQEKQLQQILSDEKLQKEKALEEMKSVYEEKLISCQRDAAQREDLKETESALKEIQAKLTEAEEQNENLLAEINRLKERICEKDVQLHHASAEKLQDSNRLEAETKVEASGTQRSGSEVEDRTADEPLLPLKNQLSKIRSEKEKIQKDFTRLQKDMRVMRKEHEQDLEYMKKELLEENDKKLKQELEDLELKHNSNIKQLMREVNTQMALKEKELDTAVKETIAKAQAVEAELISSHREEASQLRSMLSQKEEDLHRTVQKYEHVIQNREDEMGDRVWQVQKQLEELQTRFRDTSEVTSEDLQAQLAEKTTLLSEARLKEQGFIEKIHSLEDKIKFLHRSTVVTHLGSSVKDPGISVPDALSEATEMEYLRKVLFEYMMGRETKTMAKVITSMLKFPPDQAQKVLDKEDSKPLPWLR, encoded by the exons ATGCTGGCCGGGATGATAGCAGAACCCGCTTTTCTCTCAGAGTATACTATCTTTGCTCTGGACCATTCAAAACGACCCAAAACGGCCCAGGTAGCCAGTGTG AGTACCACCAAAGGGCCCGCTCGGTCTCCCAGAGGCAGCATTAATGGGGATGGAAGAGCCTCTCCTCAA AAAGAGGAGTCGCAGTCGTTCGCCCAGAAACTGCAGCTGAAAGTTCCCTCCGTGGAGTCTCTGATCCGAGGCGGGGCCAGCCGGGCGGAAAGCCTGTTCCGCTCCTCGTCGAAGGAGAACCTGGTCCGGAGCCCGTCGCGCGATTCCCTGACACCACAGGGAGAAAATGAAGCGGCCCCCTCCTACGATCCTCCATCAGATATTGAGAGTGAAGCAGAGGAGGCGCCAGGGAGCGCAGAGTCGCTTTCTAAAGAGCAACTGCTGCACAGACTGCTTCAAGTGGAGAGCAGCCTGGGGAAGTACCGAGGGAAGTACTCAGAG ctggttaCGGCGTACCGAACAGTGCAgcgtgaaaaagaaaaaacgcag GCCATCCTCAGTCAGAGCCAAGATAAAGCTCTACGCAGGATTGGAGAGCTTCGGGAG GAACTTCAAATGGACCAACAGGCGAAAAAACACCTTCAAGAAGAGTTTGATGCAGCGTTGGAGGAGAAAGACCAGATGATCACCGTCCTTCAGACACAG GTTGCTTTGTTGAAGAAGCGAACTAAAGGCGCCGCTGATGGTTCAGTGGCGCCTGACCAGGACGTTCCTCAGTCAGAGTTGGCAGCAGATCCAACATCTGCATCGCAGACTCCATCTGAGGAGCAAAAACTGGAACCTGAGATTGCAGAGG TAGAGGGCAACAGTGATCCAGCTAAGCTCCTAGAGACTCTGCAGAAACGAGTGACAAGGCAGGAAAACCTGCTGCAGAAGTGCAAAGACGTGATCCGCACGCACAAAGACCGGAGCGCACAGCTGAGCAGCGAGAATGAAACTCTgcaccagcagctgcaggagcgGCTGCAGGAGCTGGAGAAGATGAAG GAACTGCACACAACAGAAAAGACCAAACTGATCACTCAGCTGCGCGACGCCAAGAACCTGATTGAGCAGCTGGAGCAGGACAAG ggtATGGTAATAGCAGAGACCAAAAGGCAAATGCATGAGACCTTGGAAATGAAAGAAGACGAGATAGCACAGCTGCGCTCCAGACTTCAACAGGTCACGGCTCAAAAGGAGGAAATACAGGATCAGAGGGAAAAAGGGGAGAAATCAG CGTTTGAAGAGCTCGAGCGAGCTCTGAGTGCTGCCCAGAAGGCAGAGGAGGCGAGAAAACAGCTGCAGGTTCAGCTGGATGAGCGAATGAAGGAGGTTGAGAGGGCCAGTGAAGAAGAGAGGAAGAGCCTGCAGCAGGAGCTCACACGCGTCAAACAGGAAGTCGTCTCCATAATGAAG AAATCCTCAGAAGAAACGGTGTCCAACTTAGAAAAGACGCACAGAGAAGCTATGGCGGCTAAAGAAGAGGAACTAAAGGAGAAAATTCACAAAGCCGTG GAGCAGTGTAAGGAGGAGTTTGCTCAGTTGTCCaaggagcaggagcagcaggccTCTCTGGCTCTGGAGGATTCAGAATTGCAGAAGTCGGCCATAAGGACAGAAGCTGACGTTAAGGTTCGGGAAATCCAGCTAGAGCTGGAGGCTGCAAGAACA AGGATTTTGGAGCTAGAAAGTTCTGTGGACAAGATCTCACAAGAGTCCGGTGTCACTTCTGAGCTTTCCAGCcatctggagaagctgaagagTCAACACAAAGAAGAACTGGCAGCATTAGAAGAAAAGCATCAGGAGGAACTGCTAAAGCACAAAGACGGTCTGACTCAGCAGCACAACACCGCTCTTCAGGAGCTCATCGAAAAACACCGCGTTGAGGTGGAGAGCCTTGTCAAAGACAAGGAGATGCAGTTCCAAACACACATTGAAGACATGAACCAGAAGACGTTAGAAAAACTGGATGCAAAGCAGGCCGAGTTGGAGGCCGTTTCTGCTGAGTTGTCAGAGGTGTTGAAGAGTAAACGGGCTCTGGAGGAGAAACTGTTGGCAGCAGAAGACGCTTCCACGTTAGCTCAGCAGGAGCAAGAGAAACGCTTCCAAGATCTGGTTTCAAAGCAGAATGCTGAGCTGGAAAACAGCAGGCAGGAGCGTGATCAGAAGGTTGGAGATGTGCAAAGAACTCTGGAGGAAAAACTCTCCGCAGTTTTaagtgaaaaggaaaaagagatCGAACAGCTTaccctgaaagaaaaaacactagAGGAAAAATCACATTCCACAGCAGAACACTTACAGATCAAGATTAAGGAACTTGAAGATCTACAGCAGAGTTTAGCCCACGTCCAGATAGAAAACCGGAacttaaaagaaacaaacactcGGTTAGGGAAGGCTTCTGAAGACTTGGATCAGTGTAAGAAGGATTTGATGGATCTAAAGGAGCGTTTGGAGGCAGCAAAGAAGGATTTTCAGCAAACTCAGAAGTTGCTTCAAGAAGCTGAACGGCAGTTGGAAGAGAGCAAAAAGGAGCTGTTGGAGAAGGAGAAGTCTCATGCAGCTGAGCTGGACGAACAGGCACGCCTGAAGAAACGGCTGGAGGAGGAAAAAGCTGCTCATGAGAAGAAGCTCACCAGCGTGGAAGCTAAGCTGAAGGCACAGGAGACTAAAATGGAGAAGTTCAAGCAAAAGGCCAAAGAAATGCAGGAGAACTTTAAGAAAAAGCTTCAGCAGACGGAAGAAAACGCGAAGAAAGAGCTCGCCAAAAAGGAAGTGGAGCTtcagcagaaagagcagcaggttCAGGATAAGATTGTGGAAATGGGTCAGAAAAGCTCTCAAGGTCTAAGCAGCGCGGTGTCAGAACTCCAGAGCAACCACAGGGAGGAACTGGAGAAACTCCACGCCGCTCACAAGCATGAAGTGGAGGACGTTGAGCGCCGGTGCCAGGAGAAGCTGGctcagcaggaggaagaggtgaCGGAGAAGCATTCAGCTGTGCTTCAGGAGAAGAGTCAGGAGCTAAACGAACTGTCTGAGCAGCTCAACGCGAGCCGAGCAGAAAACGAACGGCTGATGGGGGAGATGAAGAACCTAAAGGAGGACTTGATGGTGCGAGAAATGACTGTTCAGAAGCTGCAGGAAGAGCTTGACAAAGCAGCAGTTAAGCTGGAAACTTTGTCTCGGGGTGAAGCGTTGCTAAAAGAACAATACGACCAGGTTCTAAATGAGAGGAACTCTCTAAAACGAACAGAGGAGGAGAGCAGGGATAAACTTAAGATGCTGTCGGAGAAGCTGAAGGAAACAGAGGAGCAgcttgaaatgttgaaaaattcCAAATTTAAGGAGAATGAGGACCTGCAGAGTAAATTTGAAGAAACATCCACTCAACTACAAGCTAATAAGGCAGCGTTCCAGCAGGAACTAGTTTCAATTATCACCAGAATGGACCAGTACTGTCAAGACGTTCAGTCCAAGGTGGAGAACGCCTCCAACCAGCTCCAACAGAGAGTTGAACATCGAGTGGAGGAGCTGAACAGCAGGTTGATGCACAGTCAGGAAAATGTGGGAAAACTTCAAAAGACAGTCCTAACTAAGTTAAGTGGAATTTGCACTTTAGAGGACAATCTTCACAAGCACACGGAGGAGAAGAagaatctatgcatttcattagAACAGATGGCTGCTCAGGTAAACGCTCAGGTGGAGCAAATCAAAGCCTTAACACAGGAGAAGGAGGGGCAGTCTCAGCACATCAGCGACCAAGCTCAGAAACTGGAGGAGATGAGGGCGGCGAGCGCGTCCACATCGGAGGATCTGAAAACAAAAGAGCAGCATCTCCGAGACTTGGAGAGCATCATCGCTGATGTGAAAAACCAGCTTTTAAGTAGCATCAACGAGAAAGAAGAAGCCATAAGTCAGCTGAGCCAGCAGCATGAAGAGGAGAGACGGCGAGCTGCGACTCAGATGAAGAAGACCGTCGAGAGATTGGAGCAGGAGAAGAAGTCTGCCCAGGAGCAAGCAGACGCCCTCAGGAACAGCCTGTCTGAGCACCAGAACACGGCAAAGGCAAAGCTCATCCAACAAAGCGACACGATTGCATCTCTGCAGTCCCGGCTGGAAGAGATGGAGCAGGAAATATCTAAAAAGAATGATGCTCTGCAGAGGCTGGAGGGGAGCTTCGACAATCAGTCCATCAGCAAGTCTGAGATGGATCAGCTGCTGAGCGAGAAGGAGCAGCGAGTCAGCGACCTGACGTCGGAGCTGGAGCGATGTCGAAGTCGCCTGGATGAGCTTCAGCAGCAGTTGGCCTTGAAGACGAACGAGTGTGAGCAGCTGGCCTCCGACCTCAAACAGCATCAAACCATCCGGGAGAATGAGAAGAAGGAGCTGgtggagcagctgcagcagatgcaCAGCTCCCAGAATGGCAACTTGGAGCAAGAGATGGTGGAGAAACTGCACTCCCTCGAGGAGGACAACCAGAAGTATCAACAGGAGCTGGGCAGGCAAAGGGAAGAATTTGAAAGAATGAAAGCGGAGTTCAGCAGGAGCAAGGAGTCGAGTCTGAAGGAAGCGGAGGAGAGGCTGTCTGCAGAGAGCGCTCGCAAAGTGTCAGAGCTGAAGAAGAAAGCTGAGCTAAAGATTAGCCAGATTCAGAAAACGCTCACTGCTCAGATTGAGGAAAAAGAGCAGATGATTAAGGCTCTTCAGAGCAGCCTGGAGGAGAACAGGAACAACGAAGCTTTAAGCAAAAAGCACGTTGAAACTCTTGAAGTGAAAACGAAGACTCTGGAGGAATCTCTGATCAAGCtcaaggaggagcaggagaagcAGCTTCAGCAGATTCTGAGTGATGAGaaacttcaaaaagaaaaggcttTAGAGGAGATGAAAAGTGTTTATGAAGAAAAGCTGATctcctgtcagagagatgcTGCGCAACGAGAGGATCTGAAAGAAACAGAATCTGCCCTGAAGGAAATCCAAGCAAAGCTGACGGAGGCTGAGGAGCAGAATGAGAACCTTCTCGCTGAAATAAACCGTTTGAAAGAGCGAATATGCGAGAAGGACGTCCAGCTCCATCATGCAAGTGCTGAGAAGCTCCAGGATTCAAACAGGCTTGAGGCTGAGACGAAGGTGGAAGCGAGCGGCACTCAGCGATCTGGGAGCGAGGTGGAGGACAGGACCGCTGACGAGCCTCTGCTGCCTCTAAAGAATCAATTGAGTAAGATCAGGAGTGAAAAAGAGAAGATCCAGAAGGATTTCACCAGGTTACAGAAAGACATGCGGGTCATGAGGAAGGAGCACGAACAGGACCTGGAGTACATGAAAAAAGAGCTGCTGGAGGAGAACGACAAAAAGCTAAA ACAAGAGCTGGAAGACTTGGAACTGAAGCACAATTCCAACATCAAACAGTTGATGAGAGAAGTCAACACGCAGATGGCTTTAAAGGAGAAGGAGCTCGATACCGCTGTGAAGGAGACAATCG CCAAGGCCCAGGCCGTGGAGGCGGAGCTCATCAGCAGCCATCGGGAGGAAGCCAGCCAGCTGAGGAGCATGTTGTCTCAGAAGGAGGAGGATTTGCACAGAACTGTTCAAAAGTATGAACATGTCATTCAG AACCGAGAAGACGAGATGGGAGACAGAGTCTGGCAGGTTCAGAAGCAGCTGGAGGAGTTGCAGACTCGGTTCCGGGACACCTCAGAG GTGACCTCAGAGGACCTACAG GCCCAGCTCGCTGAGAAGACGACCCTGCTGAGCGAGGCTCGGCTGAAGGAGCAGGGCTTTATAGAGAAA ATCCACTCGCTGGAGGACAAGATTAAATTTCTGCACCGCAGCACTGTTGTAACTCATCTGGGGAGCTCAGTGAAAG ATCCTGGAATCAGCGTTCCTGATGCTCTGTCAGAAGCCACAGAGATGGAGTACCTGaggaaggttctgtttgaataCATGATGGGACGGGAAACAAAA ACAATGGCCAAAGTAATAACCTCCATGCTGAAGTTTCCTCCAGACCAAGCACAGAAGGTTCTGGACAAAGAAGACTCAAAACCACTT CCGTGGTTACGATGA